DNA from Pelagibacterium nitratireducens:
GCCATCACGCCAGCGATCGCCCTTTCGGTCGCGGCAAGGCCGAAAAGATTGACCTCGATCGGCAGGGCGTATGCGCCCAGCGTATCGACGAGCTTGGTTTCATCGGCAATCACGATCATGCGCGCCGAGGCCGCTGCCACGATCTTTTCGCGCAGCAACGCTCCGCCACCGCCCTTGATGAGCTGGAAGTTCCGGTCGATCTCGTCGGCGCCATCAATCGTAACATCAAGACGGTCGATATCGTCGAGCGTGGTCAGAGCAATGTCGAGTCCGCGCGCCTGCGCCGCGGTCACCTCCGATGTCGGCACGCAGATGCACTCAAATCCCTTTGCCACTTCCGCGCCGAGCAGATCGACAAAATGTTTGGCCGTCGAGCCCGTGCCGAGCCCGATCCGCATGCCCGAACGGATTTCGGACATGGCCGCCTGGGCCGCCTTGCGCTTGAGGTCTTCACTCACGTTCTGAAATCTCCCGGTTTTGCCTCTAGAACGGCAGTTCGAGGCGCCTGTCAACGCTACCAAGGTCGATGCAGGTCATATCGGATGCGAAACTCGGGTTTTCGCTCCATGCAATAGGGCCTATATTCTTGCGATGACCAATCACGTACCCCAGCGCCCGCTCGTCGACAGTTTTGGCAGACACGTCACCTATCTCAGAGTTTCGGTGACGGACCGCTGCGATTTTCGCTGCACCTATTGCATGGGCGAAGACATGGTTTTCCTGCCCAAGAGCGAGGTGCTCAGCTTCGAGGAAATCCAGGAGGTTATCGGCGCATTTGTCAGACGCGGTGTTCGCAAGGTCCGACTGACGGGCGGAGAGCCGTTGGTTCGCCGTGACATTATCAAACTCATCGAAGCGCTTTCGGAAAGCCATCTGGCGCAAGGCGAACTCGACGAGTTGACGCTAACGACCAATGGCAGCCAGCTCGCACAGCATGCCGGGCGCCTGGCGGAGTTGGGCATTCGCCGGGTCAATGTCTCGCTCGATACGCTTGATGGCGAAAAGTTTGCGGCGATAACCCGGCGCGGACGCTTGCCCCAGGTTCTTGACGGCATCTATGCGGCGCGTGATGCGGGCCTGTCGGTCAAGCTCAACATGGTGGCGATCAAGAGCGTCAACGAAGACGAAATCCTGCCCATGCTCGAGTGGGCCCATTCCGAAGGGTTCGAATTGACCCTGATCGAAGAAATGCCGCTCGGCGATGTTGCCTTCGAGCGTGCCGACACTCACCTGTCGCTGCGCACGGTTCGCGACAGACTTGCCGAGCGCTTCACGCTCACGCCTATTGCCAAGCGCACCGGCGGACCGGCCCGCTACATGCGGGTGGAGCAGACCGGCGGCACCATAGGGTTCATTACTCCGCTGAGCCACAATTTCTGCGAAAGCTGCAATCGGGTGCGACTGACCTGCACCGGGCAACTTTACATGTGCCTTGGACAGGACGATCGGGTCGATCTGCGCGCGGCGCTGCGCGAGGGCGGCCCGGACGGGCTCGATGCCGCGCTTGATCGCGCGATGATCCTCAAGCCCAAAGGCCATGACTTCGTGATCGAGCGCCGCTCTGCCCCGGCCGTCGGCCGGCACATG
Protein-coding regions in this window:
- the moaA gene encoding GTP 3',8-cyclase MoaA produces the protein MTNHVPQRPLVDSFGRHVTYLRVSVTDRCDFRCTYCMGEDMVFLPKSEVLSFEEIQEVIGAFVRRGVRKVRLTGGEPLVRRDIIKLIEALSESHLAQGELDELTLTTNGSQLAQHAGRLAELGIRRVNVSLDTLDGEKFAAITRRGRLPQVLDGIYAARDAGLSVKLNMVAIKSVNEDEILPMLEWAHSEGFELTLIEEMPLGDVAFERADTHLSLRTVRDRLAERFTLTPIAKRTGGPARYMRVEQTGGTIGFITPLSHNFCESCNRVRLTCTGQLYMCLGQDDRVDLRAALREGGPDGLDAALDRAMILKPKGHDFVIERRSAPAVGRHMSVTGG
- the rpiA gene encoding ribose-5-phosphate isomerase RpiA; this translates as MSEIRSGMRIGLGTGSTAKHFVDLLGAEVAKGFECICVPTSEVTAAQARGLDIALTTLDDIDRLDVTIDGADEIDRNFQLIKGGGGALLREKIVAAASARMIVIADETKLVDTLGAYALPIEVNLFGLAATERAIAGVMARFGAQGGKTLRKRADGETFVTDGGHYIVDASFGRISDAKALSLALLEIPGVVQHGLFIDLCSDAYLATPGGTIKLSEHVKS